The Triticum aestivum cultivar Chinese Spring chromosome 6D, IWGSC CS RefSeq v2.1, whole genome shotgun sequence genomic sequence aaggctgcggaggtagaaatcaagaaggagcatcaagtgttgatggttaacaagaccactagtttcaagaagaagggcaaagggaagaagggtaacttcaagaagaacggcaagcaagttgctgctcaagtgaagaagcccaagtctggacctaagcctaagactgagtgcttctactacaaagggactggtcactggaagccaAACTacaccaagtatttggcggataagaaggatggcaaagtgaaaggtatatttgatatacatgttattgatgtgtactttactaatgctcgtagtagcgcttgggtatttgatactggttctgttgctcatatttgcaactcgaaacaggggctatggattaaacgaagattggctaaggacgaggtgacgatgcgcgtgggaaatggctccaaagtcgatgtgatcgcggttggcacgctacctctacatctaccttcgggattagttttaaacatgaataattgttatttggtgccagcgttaagcatgaacattatatctgtatcttatttgatgcgagacggttattcatttaaatcagagaataatggttgttctatttatatgagtaatatctttttggtcatgcacccttgatgagtggtctatttttgttgaatctcgatagtagtgatacacatattcataatattgaagccaaaagatgcaaggttaataatgatagtgcaacttatttgtggctctgccgtttaggtcatattggtgtaaagcgcatgaagaaactccatgctgatgggcttttggaatcacttgatacttgtgacccatgcctcatgggcaagatgactaagactccgttctccggaacaatggagcgagcaaatgacgtatgcggtccgatgagtgttgaggctcgcggtgggtatcgttattttctgatcgtcacagatgatttgagaagatatggttatatctacttgatgaaacataagtctgaaacatttgaaaagttcaaagaatttcagagtgaagtggaaaatcaccgtaacaagaaaaaaattctatgatctgatcgtggaggtgaatatttgagttatgagtttggtcttcatttgaaacaatgtggaatagtttcgcaactcatgccacctggaacaccacagcataatggtgtgtccgaacgtcgtaatcgtactttattagatatggtgcgatctatgatgtctcttactgatttaccgctattgttttggggttatgctttagagatggctgcattcacattaaatagggcaccatctaaatccgttgagacgacaccatatgaactgtggtttggcaagaaacccaaattgtcgtttcttaaagtttggggctgcgatgcttatgtgaaaaagcttcaacctgaaaagcttgaacccagatcggagaaatgtgtcttcataggatacccaaaggaaactgttgggtacaccttctatcatagatcggaaggcaagatattcgttgctaagaatggatcctttctagagaaggagtttctctcgaaagaagtgagtgggaggaaagtagaagttgatgaggtaattgtaccttctcccgaattgaaaagtagttcgtcacagaaattagttccagtgattcctacaccaattagtgaggaagctaatgatgatgatcatgaaacttctgatcaagttactaccaaacctcgtaggtcaaccagagtacgatacgcaccagagtggtacggtaatcctgttctgcaggtcatgttacttgaccatgatgaacctacgaactatgaggaagcgatgatgagcccagattccgcgaaatggcttgaggcatgaaatctgggatgggatccatgtatgagaacaatgtatggactttggttgacttgcccgatgatcggcaagccatagaaaataaatggatctttaagaagaagactgacgctgacggtaatgttactgtctacaaagctcgacttgttgtgaaagctttttcgacaagttcaaggagttgactacgatgagacctctcacccgtagcgatgcttaagtcagtccgaatcatgttagcaattgccgcattttatgattatgaaatttggcaaatggatgtcaaaactgcattccttaatggatatcttaaagaagagttgtatatgatgcaaccagaaggttttgtcaatccaaaaggtgctaacaaagtgtgcaagctccagcgatccatttatggactggtgcaagcctctcggagttggaatatacgctttgatagtgtgatcaaagcatatggttttatacagacttttggagaagcatgtatttacaagaaagtgagtgggagctctatacatttctaatattatatgtggatgacatattgttgattggaaataatacagaatttctggatagcataaaaggattcttgaataagaatttttcaatgaaagacctcggtgaagctgcttatatattaggcatcaagatctatagagatagatcgagacgcttaattggactttcacaaagcacataccttgataaaattttgaagaaattcaaaatggatcagtcaaagaaagggttcttgcctgtgttacaaggtgtgaagttgagtcagactcaatgcccgaccagtgcagaagatagagaaaatggaagtcattccctatgcctcagccataggttctatcatgtatgcaatgttgtgtaccagacttgatgtgtgccttgctattagtttaggagggaggtaccaaagtaaactAGGAGTGCATcactgacagcggtcaagaacatccagaaatacctaaaaaggactaaggatatgtttctcgtttatggaggtgacaaagagctcgtcataaatggttacgttgatgcaagctttgacactgatccggataactctaagtcacaaaccgaatatgtacttatattgaatggtggagctgtcagttggtgcagttctaagcagagcgtcatggcgggatctacgtgtgaagcggagtacatagctgcttcggaagcagcaaatgaaggagtctggatgaaggagttcatatccgatctaggtgtaatacctagtgttggggatcgtagcagaaattcaaaattttcctacgcatcaccaagatccatctatggagtttactagcaacgaggggaagggagtgcatctacatacccttgtagatcgcgagcggaagcgttccaatgaacggggttgatggagtcgtactcgccgtgatccaaatcaccgatgaccgagtgccgaacggacggcacctccgcgttcaacacacgtacggagcaacgatgtctcctccttcttgatccagcaagggggaaggagaggttgatggagatccagcagcacgacggcgtggtggtggaagtagcggggtctcggcagggcttcgccaagcttctacgagagggagaggtgttgcagggggagagggaggtgccaggggctgTCATCTTGNNNNNNNNNNNNNNNNNNNNNNNNNNNNNNNNNNNNNNNNNNNNNNNNNNNNNNNNNNNNNNNNNNNNNNNNNNNNNNNNNNNNNNNNNNNNNNNNNNNNNNNNNNNNNNNNNNNNNNNNNNNNNNNNNNNNNNNNNNNNNNNNNNNNNNNNNNNccccccccaccctagggtttccaaccctaggcgcaggggggaggcccatggggggtgccccagcccactaagggctggttcccttcccacttcagcccatggggccctccgggataggtggccccacccggtggacccccgggacccttccggtggtcccggtacaataccggtgacccccgaaactttcccggtggccgaaacttgacttcctatatataattcttcacctccggaccattctggaactcctcgtgacgtccgggatctcatccgggactccgaacaactttcgggtttccgcatactcatatctctacaaccctagcgtcaccgaaccttaagtgtgtagaccctacgggttcgggagacatgcagacatgaccgagacgcctctccgatcaataaccaacagtgggatctggatacccatgttggctcccacatgttccacgatgatctcatcggatgaaccacgatgtcgaggattcaatcaatcccgtatacaattccctttgtcaatcggtacgttacttgcccgagattcgatcgttggtatcccaataccttgttcaatctcgttaccggcaagtcactttactcgtaccgtaatgcatgatcccgtgtctaactccttagtcacattgatctcattatgatgatgcattatcgagtgggcccagagatacctctccgtcatacggagtgacaaatcccagtctcgatccgtgtcaacccaacagacactttcagagatacccgtagtgtacctttatagtcacccagttacgttgtgacgtttggcacacccaaagcactcctacggtatccgggagttacacgatctcattgtctaaggaaaagatacttgacattggaagagctctagcaaacgaactacacgatcttttatgctatgcttaggattgggtcttgtccatcatatcattctcctaatgatgtgatcccgttatcaacgacatccaatgtccatggtcaggaaaccgtaaccatctattgatcaacgagctagtcaactagaggcttactagggacatggtgttgtctatgtatccacacatgtatctgagtttcctatcaatacaattctagcatagataataaacgattatcatgaacaaggaaatataataataaccaatttattattgcctctagggcatatttccaacacctagtgcatcgggtccaatgaaaatcttttgtgacaatactggtgcaattgccttggcaaaggaatccagatttcacaagagaaccaagcacatcaagagatgcttcaattccatctgcgatcaagtcaaggagggagacatagagatttgcaagatacatacgaatttgaatgttgcagacccgttgaccaagcctctctcacgagcaaaacatgatcagcaccaagactacatgggtgttagaatcattactatgtaatctagattattgactctagtgcaagtgggagactgaaggaaatatgccctagaggaaataataaatttgttatttatatttcctaatatcatgataaatgtttattattcatgctagaattgtattaaccggaaacttagtacatgtgtggatacatagacaaacagagtgtccctagtatgcctctactagactagctcgttaatcaaagatggttaagtttcctaaccataagcatgtgttgtcatttgataaacgggatcacatcattagagaatgatgtgatggacaagacccatccgttagcttagcataatgatcgtttagtttttctgctattgctttcttcatgacttatacctgttcctcagactatgagattatgcaactcccgaataccggaggaacaccttgtgtgctatcaaacgtcacaacgtaactgggtgattataaagatgctctacaggtgtctccgatggtgtttgttgagttggcatagatcgagattaggatttgtcactccatgtatcggagaggtatctctgggccctctcggtaatgcacatcactatgagccttgcaagaaatgtgactaatgagttagttacaggatgatacattacgaaacgagtaaagagacttgccggtgacgagattgaactaggtatgatgataccgacgatcgaatctcgggcaagtaacataccgatgacaaagggaacaacatatgttgttatgcggtttgaccgataaagatctccgtagaatatgtaggagccaatatgagcatacaggttccgctattggttattgaccggagatgtgtctcggtcatgtctacatagttcttgaacccgtagggtccgcacgcttaacattcgatgacgatttgtattatgagttatgtgatttgatgaccgaagtttgttcggagtccgggatgagatcacggacatgacgaggagtctcgaaatggtcgataggtaaagattcatatattggaaggttacattcggacaccggaatggttcgggtcgtttcggattagtttcggagtaccgggggttaccggacccccccccccgggagttaatgggccttcatgggccctagtggagagaggaggcggcggccaggtggaggcgccccccccccaagcccaaaccgaattggactagggttgggggggggggctttccttcttctcctccacctctttccccttccccccttctccggaaaggaaaggagggggccgaatcctacttggaccgggagtccaagtaggactccccccttggcgcgcccccccttgggccggccacctatcctccccccctttatatacgtgggagggggcaccccaaaggcacaccaagtcttctcttagccgtgtgcggtgcccccctccacagttacacacctcggtcatattgtcgtagtgcttaggcgaagccctgcgccggtaacttcatcatcaccgtcgccacgccgtcgtgctgacggaactctccctcgccctcatctggatcaagagttcgagggacgtcatcgagctgaacgtgtgctgaacacgaaggtgtcgtacgttcggtgctaggatcggttgaatcgcgaagacgttcgactacatcaaccgcgttactaaacgcttccgctttcggtctacgagggtacgtggacacactctcccgtctcattgctatgcatctcctagatagatcttgcgtgatcgtaggtaaaactTTTGAGATACTGCGTTCCCAACAGAATAAGCCTACGGAGGACAAGGCCACGACGGACAAGGTCGTGGATGATATCTATGCTTGGGTCCTAACGAAGCGGTAAGCCTAGACGGTGTGTGCGCTCGCGGTGGAGAAAACTTGAGTTGTCCTTGCCCACGATGTTCTAGCACccaaagaggaggagggggaggagaccgGTGCTGCATCCGACAACTCCAGCTCCGGTGCCAAGCAGACCCGTCTTGACCAGAGTCGTCTTCGAGCGCTACAATCTCCACCAACCGAACAATGGCAAGGGTAAGGGCGATAGTGGGTGAACTTCCTCCATAGTCCGATTTTAACTAGTAGAACATGCCTAATTTTCGTACTACGATGGCATGTACGATGAACTCTCCTATGATATGTCTTGTATGAACTATGTGCATGTCCTATGTGAACTATGATTTACGTCATGTGGTCTATGTTACATGATATTGTATGGATTTGGAGGTGTGCATATGACGGGGCGGTTGTGGACACGGACAAATGAGGTGTGACCGGACGCTTCCATGGACATGTATAGGTTAAATTAGGACATtgtggttgtaaatgctcaaaggcAGTGCCAAATAGAATTTCCTGTTTGAGTAGAGGAACCCAACCAGCCACACGAGAACAAAAGTGCGGAACTTGCTCATAAAATTCCAATCAAAATACATGGCCTCAAATGTTTGTTCACTGTTGTAACCCTGGTCCTCAAGTAATCACCAACATGATCGAACTGCACTGCTGGCACATTCTTGTCAATCTGCCATGCAACCGACAAAGTTCACTTATCATAACGAAGATTGAAAGGGAGGTTCACCACCCAAGCCCACATATGTAGCCCATCAAACATAAGCTCTGAGGAGCGCATGCAACCCTCAAATTCAAATAGCACCACATCGTTCTCGTTGACATGCCATGATGAGCCCTCCCACACACACGAGTGCGATCTTTCTAAGTTGCAAACTTCACCATGAACATATTTTCTCCTAGAGATCGAAAAAGCAATCGCTTAGGTTTACCCCAAGCCGGAGCAAGGCTCTAGAGATCGTCTGTATATGGAACATGCCACAATGCTGGACCTTTCTTGCCAATATCGACTTCCCCGTCGCCCCTTCATCTCGACCATGAACCACCATAGGTGTAGCTTCCTCCTCGATAATGTCCAGTTTCCCCAAAGCTTCCTCCAACTTAGCCCTCGTGGTCCTAGGCGATAAAGGCATCCTTCTGCTTGCCACACTCGGAAGATGTTGGCATCTCCACTGGCAATTCGGTGTGCACCGCCGACTTGATCCATGGGTGGCGATAAAGTCCACATGTAACCCTAATTGCCTCACTCTGTGCTATGTTTtttgtgtgtggtggtggtggtggctggggCGGGGGGTAGCAAACGGGCTTTCATCCACCGGCGTTTTAGTATGCTATGTCaatattgatttggtattgtagatattttTTTTCATAAATGTTGTCAAATAAATAGTTTGACTTACGACAAAACTTGGACTAGTCATTGGGGGAAGGAGGCGGTATAAACCGATAAGTGCCACATGTGTGGCACGAAGCACTCCGACTTAACGtttttttacaactaaagttgccatccgaaAAGAAAAGACAAACCCCCAAAAAAATTAAAACTTGCCATCTGAAAAGAAGTTGTCATCCTTGCGTCACTAAACTTGCAATAAAAATTGTTCAAAGTTGTCATGTGTTCATTCCACACGAATGTCACTTATCAGAGTCCTATCTTAGTCAAATGTAGGTGCCAGCACcaaattctttttttcttttacccCGAGACCGTAGTTCAACGGCAATTTTCACCAATTAAAAGTTATGTACATACAAGGACAAGAGCACCGAATTCTGGTCCAGAAGTGTGATTCAAATGGATAATCATCTCAATCCAGTAGTACGTACAAACTTGGCAGCAATTGCGCTTGCGCCAGAAGTACGCACGAATCTGTCTGACCATTCGTTGCCCCATCCCTTTCGTCTTCCTTCCCCCTTGCAACCTGCACCCCACCAGCAAACAATCTGAGTTCCTTTCCTTTTCCAGATCTCCGTATTAAACTAACAATCTGAATCGCGCAGCCCCAAGAGCAAGTaacctctgctctgctctgctccagctgcctccctccctccctccttgccAGTGGCTTAGCATCAgattctctatctctctctctctgtcagggcACAGCCAAAACAGCAGTGACAGCACAGGGCGGCTGCGAAGCCAGTTCCACTTTTTTCTCGATTTATTGCTAGTTTTCTCGCTTCCCTTTTGGTGCTGATTCTTGTTTAGTTAGTTAACCGCCCGTACCCACCGCCAATCCCCAGCCCCAGGCCGCCGCCTGCTCTTGCCAAACCCCAACCACCCGCAGCAGTCAGCACAGCCCGCTTTCTTCTGCATATCTTGCCGGTTCTTCGGCCTTGGGATTGATTGCTAAGTGCTAACGGTTCTTGGAAATTCTTCCTGGAAGCAAGCTCACTTTAGTTTTCTCATTCTTCTGTTGCCGTATTGCCAAGTTCGCGGGGTTGGATACCGTTGATTGCTCTTGAAGGGAATACAAAGGGATTGAGCAGAGGCTTGAGTTGACCGAGCTTGTCATGGAGCCATCCACTGGGTTCCGGGCCTCTGTCTGGAGCTGCTTCAAGTTCTTGCCCTTCTTTTGTGGCCTTCTTCTCCTGGGGATCATCAAAGGTGACCACAACGCCTGCTCCTGTCTATTACTTCACTTTGCTGTCCTAAGAAAGTACTCCTACTATGGATTGGAATTGCATCACATGATATTTTCTCATATGACCATAGGATGGAAATTTTACACATCAGTACCTACTTGTCTATGTTTGATACATTTATTTGTTTTAAAATGTAGAATGATAAATTAAAGAGTTATTTGTCTGAAGTATTTGGGCTTCATTCCATCTTGTGGTTGCTTTGCATGTGTTGTTTTGATCACCCCGTTACCTTGTATGAAGAGGCTTTGTTCTTTTACTTTCTTGGAGCATTCCACAAATCCTCATTATGGAATCTAGAAGTGAATACTTGTTGTACATATTCCATATTTAGTAACGACCCCTATGTGGTACTTTTGGCTTCAACAGTGATGGAACCAATAGAGTTCATATTAGCTGGCTGTAGGCATGTTTGCTGAAATGAAACATCAGCTGGCCAGATTCACAGGTCTTCTGCAGTATAAGATAAtgagttttctttcttttttctgaaAATGCTCATGAACATTTTGGACTTTTAAGCCATTTTCCCTGCTTCAACTTTTGTATGTGCGATATAACTGATTGATATTGGCCCTTGCAACTGACAATTCAAGTGGTATCAAAGGAAAGATATGTAACTGTAGCGTTGGAAGTAAATGACCACAAGGGTGACCGAAATTTGTTACTTCCAGAAATCAAAGTTGCCATTGCTACACATGTTTTGTTTCATAGTCTGATCTGCaatcctctgttcttgttgatTTTGCCTATCCAGGTGTTCTGTTTGGCCCATGGGCATGGCTTATTATGGCGATCGGAATATCTGCACTCGTTCTGGGATTATGGCCTATGCATTTGATTTGGACATACTACTGCATCATCAGGTAGCGTTCACATTTTTGTACAAATCTATCTGAAAAGAAAATATCATGTGATGGATCTATGTACATAGATGTGCTGAGTTGCTGACCAGTGATCCCCTTTTCTATGAAGGCAGAACCAAGCTGGTGGGACCTGTTGTGAAGCTGCTTCTTCTTATTTCTGTATCTGGGATTTTAGTCTTGTGGCTGATAGTTGGCATCCTTGGAAGTGTACTTGCTGGGTTAGCATACGGCTTTCTAGCACCAGTAATGGCCACATTTGATGCACTCGGTGAAGGAAAAGAAAGACCACTGGTTCATTGTTTTGTGGTATATTTATGATTTTATTTTTTATGGCACTACTTTGAAATTATGTTGTTTATGCACCTCTCAAACTTTCAAGTGCAAAATCCATGTTGGGGCCAACAATTAATCCAATAATATGTGGATTATGCTATGCAAAGTAGTATTGTTGGATTATTGTTCAAAACCAATTTATTATGTTTGTAGCTTTGCATCTATTAACAAAATATTGTGCAAGAAATTCACGGTCAAATTACAAAATTGACCGGTCAAAATACGCCCTACATAAAAAAGGAGGGAGTGCTTGTTTTACATGAGTAGCTAAATTGAAATGCAGGATGGAACATGGAGCACTATCACAGGAGGCTGTACAGTAGTCAGGGACCTGAAAGACATGCTATTCCATTCATACCTTGCATATATGGATGATCTACGGTACCACGAACCTCCTGGTGGAAAACCATTTGAAATAAGGTTTGCTTGCTTCTTCTATTTTTAGCTATTTCTCTTCTATCCAAGAAGGTTGCAAATTTCTTTGTGCTAGCTTTTCCATCTGATACTTGGACAAAACTCCATGAGTTACTAGGACTAACTTGAGTAGTGCAATTGTATTATTAAATGTGTCATTGTAAAAGTGGAATCATGGAGCCTTCATACAGGATCTTAATAGCACTATATGTGTCACTGTAATTATTGTTCTGTTCTTTTGTTATATATATGTCATTGTTCTGTTTTTGCTATGCACAGTTCAGGATTGCAGTTAAGCGCAGAATAATGTTTGACTTAAGAAATGTGAAATTTTGCCTTGTCAAATGAAATTCCACCTATTTAAATACTCTATGTTGATGTATTTTTTCTTGAAGAATTCTGTTGCACAAATTCAAACAGTTAACTCTACATTTTCCCAGAGTGCTTGATATTCCTGGCGCAGTACTCGCTGCTGCATGTGGACTCTTAATGGATGGGATAATGTTCACAGCAATTGCCTTGTACAAGTTCCCTGTGATGCTTTTCAAAGGATGGAAGCGACTGATTGAAGATCTAGTTGGCAGAGAAGGACCTTTTCTTGAGACAGTGTGTGTGCCATTCGCTGGTCTGGCTATTCTTCTCTGGCCATTTGCTGTTTTAGGAGCCTTCCTAGCCTCCATGATCTCCAGTGTTCCTCTAGGCGCGTATGCTGCCATTGTGGTTTATCAGGTATAAACAGGAAACAAAAATATTTTTACTTCAAACGTCAAGCATTAGCTGCATTGACGTATCAACGGTGAAGCCACAGAGCTTACTCCTGCAGTCTTGTTGATGTGCCAGGAATCCTCGCTTTTCATGGGACTATCTTATGCAATATCATCAGTATCCATCTTCGATGAGTATACAAATGATGTACTTGACATGGCACCAGGATCTTGCTTTCCTAGGTACAAATGATGTATTCCATATTGCATTATTCTCCTTGTGTTGTCCCTTCTGAATAAATCGATTAACACGAAAATCATGCCTAGGTTTGTATACCGGAAGAATCAAGCTTCCGTGGAAAGTGTCCGTGGCCC encodes the following:
- the LOC123144708 gene encoding uncharacterized membrane protein At3g27390; its protein translation is MEPSTGFRASVWSCFKFLPFFCGLLLLGIIKGVLFGPWAWLIMAIGISALVLGLWPMHLIWTYYCIIRTKLVGPVVKLLLLISVSGILVLWLIVGILGSVLAGLAYGFLAPVMATFDALGEGKERPLVHCFVDGTWSTITGGCTVVRDLKDMLFHSYLAYMDDLRYHEPPGGKPFEIRVLDIPGAVLAAACGLLMDGIMFTAIALYKFPVMLFKGWKRLIEDLVGREGPFLETVCVPFAGLAILLWPFAVLGAFLASMISSVPLGAYAAIVVYQESSLFMGLSYAISSVSIFDEYTNDVLDMAPGSCFPRFVYRKNQASVESVRGPLSRPASFRDKQDGKKAPARITSFKSSFDEFNPFKLLDHLFEECQHRGEALVAEGVITPKDIEETKSGKGGSGVLNVGLPAYVILNALLRSAKADSDGLILRDGCEITSDNRPKNTLFDWFFDPLMVIKDQIKAENFTEEEEAYLQKRVLLISDPKRLKATLPHLPSLNERKQAEIDAFARRLQGITKSISRYPTSKRRFDDLVKALSEELERAMGGSRSVSGSQFQKLRSGLVRMLSQRSMGKTASIRGGDQEAQLTSDTRAA